A segment of the Manis javanica isolate MJ-LG chromosome 10, MJ_LKY, whole genome shotgun sequence genome:
TAAAATTTTCACAACAAACCTACAAGCAATGTATTTGTACACCtatttttaagatgaggaaacaagctcagagaggttggggaacctgccccaaatcactcagcTTGGAAGCCAGGATTTGATACACACAAATGTATGaaagataatatatttgtgtgtacacagtgtatgtgtgtgtgtgcgcgcgcgcgcgtgcacGTGCATGCACGTGCATACACTCAGCTTGGGGTTGGCTGAGGATCCAGACTGTCAACCACTCAAGGACCTCCCTCACGGCCAGCCTGACCACCAGTCTGGGAGATCCAGCCGGACCAGCTACATTAGTGTGAGCTCTGCTCCTAAATGTACATTCCTAGGGGGTGAGGGTGGAACTGACCTCGAGGTCAAATACTCTGTTAAAAACAGTCACAGTTTTCTATTCCctgtctttcttccccccaccccctgccccccgaTGAGGTGGGACGAGGCTGCAGAAGCTCTGCTGCTtttagctgggtgaccttgagctaGTCACTGTACCTTCCTGAGCCTCATCTGCAAGACCAGGTTGATAATAGTAACGCAAACTTACCAAACACTTCCTTGGACAGACACAGAGAGCTCACACAACGGGCCCAAGAACACAGCTACGAAGTGGCAGGCCTGGGATTCAAGCCCGCAAGAAGTCTTCCTTCAGAAGCCACATGCTTTATCCTACATCTGACACCTCAGGGCATCTCCAACGCCAACAGTTGCAGGAGGATTAAAGGAGATCATGTGATAATCACCCAGCACTTAGTGGTCACCTCATCTCCACAAGTAGCTGAGTGTGACTCACAGAGGGTTTTGGACCACCAGTACTCGATTTCTGTCAAAGGTAAGTTCCCACTCATAAATATTAAATCTACTTCCCGAATCCCGGAGTATAGCTCAGCATGAATCAGTAAAACGGATGTTTTGTCACTAGACTTGGTAAAACGTGGCCAGATGGCATCCGCCTTGCCTGATTAATTCTAATCAGGCAAGATTTTATAGTTGAATGCCGCAGGATCAAAACAAGGCCGTACAAGTTGAACTCTGACTACGGATCAAAGGGACCGTGCTGGCTTTCCATTCGGGGACCCACAAGTCCTGAAGTCAAGAAGAACCAGCAAATGGGAAGCTCCAGCCTAGTTACTGGGGCGGTTTACCCGGGGCTGGGCCACACAAGCAGCAAGAGCCCCCAGACCTGTTCTGGGACCGCATTAAACGTGGTTGTTTGCTGATGGACTTGGGGTAGGACGTCTGGGCCTGCGACATGGCAAGTCTCCACTTTGGGAACTGGGAAAGGAAGGGTGACGGCCCCCAGCCTTCCTGCCCTTAATGTCCCCAGTTAGCGCCGACCCGCCGTGGTCGGGAAACCACTATCTTAGTGTGGTCTGCTGCTCTAACAGAATCAGTTGTTCGTTCAGGACCTCCTCAGGAGCTTCCCGGGTATAATCTGAAACCAGCCCcctgcacagagaaggcaggagcaTGGAAAAAAGAGGCAGGCCACCCCAGTTGGGCAGGGGGCAGCATTAATAAGCATGGGAACTTGTATGTGAGGCTTGTCCCGGCCGCTGCAGGCTGAGCAGGTCTCTGTCCCCTCCCCGCCCTGACCCGATCCACCCACCAGAAGCTTAGGAGTTTATGTGGAAGCCTTAGGGGTTCAGTCCCACATAGTGTCCAGCTGGTCTCCCCCCCACATCATTATATCAAGGCTGTAGCTTGCAGCTTCTGGAAGCAAGGAAGGCGGGGGGGATGCACATTCCAAGGATGGGATCAGGGGGGTGAGGAGCCTCCGATTGCCTGGGTCTGTCTCGAGGGTCACTAGCAGTCACATCCTCTCGATGACCTCCAACAGCCACACACTGGGGGGCTTacagcacacatttatttctcaggttctggaggctggaagtccacaGTCGGGTTCTTGGTCTTCTGTGGCCTTCCAGTGGTCCTCTGCAGTGTGCTCACAcacttcttcctctttctattaagggcaccaatcccatcatgagggccccaccctcctgACCTCATCCAACCCCTCTTGACCCTATCaccccccaaaggccccacctccaaacgccatcacactgggggttatgGTTTCACCATCGGAATGTTCAAGGGAACACATTCACTGCACAGCAACCACCGTGTGGTAACTGAGAAGCCACAAAACCACCCCACTCCCCGTGTGAGAACAATACCAGCCCAGGGATAGGTGGGGACCAGGGGGCAAGGTCCAGGCGGTGCTCGGCAAAGAAGAGAAACCACGCTACAAGGGATAAACATGCTACGTCACTGACACTTTCAATGACTGTTCCCTAGTCGATCCAGCTCCCGCGTCCACAAGGGGAATCCACGGCTGAGAAATTCTGCTCTTTACCTAGAAGCTGACGTGAGGAGGAAAGGATGGAAGAGGGGACAGAGCATCTTTCCTTATTCATTAAGACGCTCATTATGAGCATTTTAAATACTCAGGTTTAAAGTTGAAAATGGAAGCTTCCCCTCATTGAATCTACCTCCTGCCCACCCCAATCCTCTCCCCAGAGCAACCGCTGCTGACAGTTTGGAAGgtagtcactttttttttaaacacaagatCACACAAAACTTATTCTGTGACCTGCTTCCAACACTTTTCACTACCCCATGGCTGCATCGGCAGATATAATCAACCTCACTCTTTTTAagggccaagtaatattccatagaGTGGATCTACTAACATCTATTTAATGGTATTGCCTAGTAATGGAAACTTCCAGTTTTGGTGCTGCTATTGTTTGTCTGTTAGAATCAGTCAGTGACCGTCCTTGCTTATTTCCATTAGATTATTATTTTTGGAAGTGTCAAAGCAGGGAATCACCAATATATCCTCTACCTGAATCTAAAAGACCACTTCCATTTTCTGAGAAGCTGCTTTACCCTCCACTTCACAGCTTTGGGGAAGGGTAAATCTCACACCGGTTCTCAGAGCTCCAGGTGCCTTGGGAATACCTGGGAAGCATAAAAATACAGATGCCCAGCTTCTACCAGAATCCCCAGGGGGTGAGCCCAGGTGAGTTTGGTTTCAGTTGATATTGATTTGGGGAGTTTTGGACCAGCTCCCTGTTCTACTGGTGCGTGGCAAAAGCCCTAACTGGCTTCCCATTGTCAACATGGAGATCTATGATTTTAGCTCTGGCATAAAGGGATGGAATAATGCATTTGCTCTGTGTGCCCTCTGCTGGTACCGTGTGAGCAGATCGGGCGTCGAAATGGAGGCTGTTTCACGCCATGGCTGCTGAGAATGGGGCTCCCAGTGTGGGAGCTTCAGGGCAGTGATGGTCAACCCAGGTTACACCTGAGAGTCACCAGGGAGCCTTGACAGTAGCAATGCCCAGTCACAGGTCTGGCAACAATGTTtaaaaagctctccaggtgattctgcagAGCCAGGGCTGAGAACCTCTTCTTTAGGTAAAAAAAACATGGCCCAGAAACACGAAGTCCCCAGAGGCATGGGTCACTCCGATGTTCTCTGTCCTGGCTGTCCATGTCAGAGAGCCCAGCCTCAGCTGCATTGCAGAACTGGTTCAAACTCGTCAAAAAGATGGATGCCAGGGACACCCCAGACATAATCAGAATCGCCGGGTGTGAGGCTCACTCAGGTAATTGCTGACAATAAGACCAACAGCACTGGctgagttattttcttctttcatgaggtCAAGATCACATCATGAATACCTAAGACATTTTAGAGGAACAAACTGTATGTCTTTGGGGGAAGAGGTTCAGTCCAGTCATTGGAATGGTGCAGAACAGAACCAGCTGCGAGATCATGTGCAGAGGAAactggagagagggagggagggcaagagGGAGCACAAGAATGCTCTATGCAGATACCTAGGAAGAAAGGCTTCCAGGCGGAGGGGGctgccagtgcaaaggccctgaggctcgGTCATTGGGGAAACAGCAAGGTGACTATAACTAAATGAAgtggtgggcagggctggagggggaTGTGGATAAGAAGACTGCAGGGGTAGAGATGGAGCCAGATCACTGGGCCTTGTAGGACATTGTAAGGACGTCAGCTTTCACAGCAGTGATGTGATTCTTCTTTAAAGGACCCCTGGCTACTGTTAGAATGGCCTCCAGTACAGCAAGGATGGAAGCAGCAGGTAGCAACGATCCAGAGGAGATATGAGGGCAGCTTGGATCAGAATGGCAGGGGTACAGGTGGGGAAAGTGGTCAGAAGATGGTCACATTTTGACAGTAGTCAACATACATTCAGTCAGTCAACATACAATCACCATATGCCATTTACACTGAGAAAGAGCCAGCACCTCTGCATGGGTGGCAGCCCTCCAGGACCATCCCGCCACCCCTGGGCCACCCCTGAGGACCACTGGGTGTTAAGAGTGTGCTCCTGTGTGCACAGCCCTTTATCTAGGAAAGCCAGACACACCCAGACTGACATGGGTGCTGGTGTCCCTCAACATCCGGGGATGCAGTCACCCCAGGAATTAACATGAGATGGGCATTTAACAAGGGCAACAAATGCACAAGCCTCTGCCCTTCATTTGCATCTTTAACTAAAAGTGAATACAAATCAAAACGTGCTCTTATTCTTAAAAGCCCCCAAagttctcccctttctctgaccTTGACAGGCTTCCCACCTTGATTATACATAGTCAGGATCCTCCCTCAGCAGATGCCCGGCTCTCGCCAGGGCGGACCCGGCCGGCTGCTCCCTCAGGCCTCCTGGGGCCTCCTATTCTGCCTCAGCCGGTCTGCTCTTCTTTCAGGGCACCTGTCACCCTCTCTAATTACACACAGGTGCTTGTTCAACATCTGCCTCCCCCCCCACCAAGACACCCGACCGTCCGCTCCACAGGGCAAAAGCCCGTCGCTGGGATGTCAGTGCGGAGCAGTGCCGGGCATGGACCTTTGGGCGGAATGAATGACGGATCTGGAAGCCTATAGGAACAAACTGCCTGAATTACATGCTTTACTTGCTTCTGTGACAtagaataaattaagaaaaatctagCTTCTTTTGTGTTATCTCATTAGAAAGTCACATCTCAAAATGCCATTTTCAGTCTACACAAAGAATATATTTGATATTTCATTCTTTATAGCTACTTGATATTTATTACATTCttcataacaataaaaaatggaaatgacttaATTACAAAAGGTTAAAGGATGAGTTACATTCACTGAATGGAATATTTTGCAATTCCTGAATTTCTTTTGCATAgagtatttaaatgaaaaataaaaaaatctgggCCTTTAGTTTTTATCTCTAGGTAAGGTATGCTATTATTTTTCccaaattttattgagatataattcacatataacaTTTTACTACTTTAAGTTGTACAGCATAATAATTTACATATGCATATTGGAAAATGACTACCACAGTGTTGTTAATATCCAGCACCTCACAGTTATGTTTCTTTCCTCGTGATGGAATATTTTTAATGGGTGTAGCTGCGATAGTCTTGTGTTAAATCacgaagcaaaaaaaaaaaggaaaaaccccaATTTTCAATACAGTATAAAATCTGTGCTTTTAGAAAAGACTAGAAGCACAATGAAATACTCCttcacacctatcagaatggctattatccaaAAAAGTGGAGAAATTGGACCTTTATGCATGGCTGGTGgcaatataaaatggtgcagctggtGTGCAAAAGTTTGGCACCTCCTCCAACACAGAGTCACCCTGAGATCCGGTAACACAACTTCTCAGAAATACCCAGGAGAGCTGAAAGCGGGGCCTCGGCAGGTATTTTAcaccaatgttcacagcagcattattcccagcagccaaaaggtggaaacaaccaaccaaaatgtccatcaacagatgaaaggagaaacaaaatgtggtacatacattactcagctataaaaagggaATAAAATGCGGACCCCTGCTATAACATGGATGCCTTGAAAACACGATGCCAAGTGAAAGCCACACATAACAGGCCACATGGTGCACAGTCCATTTATACACAATACCCAGAATAGGAAAACCCATACATAGGCACAGAAAGGAGACTGGTAGTTGCCAAGGGCgggagggaaagggaatgggaagTGGGTGTTTAACGGGTACAGAGTTTCCGTTGGGGATGAAGAAatagttctggaaatggatgatggtgatgattgcacaacccTGTAAAATATACTTCACACTCCGGAactctacacttaaaaatggttaaaaagataactttacattatgtatattttacaataaaaaaaaagactggaagtCCACACAACAAAACAGGTATTGGCTTTTGAGTGGCATAATTATAAAGATCCTGCCTTCCAGATTGTGTGACAAATGAGTAATTCTAATTACGGGGCGGAGGGGCACTGCATGTATATAAACTGGCTTTAGTTTACAAAATAACAGGACGGCACACGGTTCATCTGTCCTCATCACATTGCAAAGCCTTCCAACGTAGGAGCCTCTAAGACCTCTGAGTGGTGAGCCCAACCTCGGCAAGGGTGCTGTGCGCCCTCGGGTGACACCCATCCAATCCCACCCCAGTCGCTGCACAGTTACCACCCTGGCAGGATGAAATGACCCACCTCTAGACTTCAGCGCAGTCCCTTCAGCTGCCAGGTCGGGgggtgcccagcacagggcttgGGAAATCCCTGCCCGGAATGACTGCCTGGAAGCCTTTCACCACACCACCAGCTCCAAACTAACCCTGACATTTACTGTTTTCTCTCACAGCCACCCCATGGTACAGGCAGGATTTTCCCTTCCACAGATGTGAAGGCCAAGGTTCAAAGGCGTGAAACCTGCCTGGGGATGGGGAGAACTGACAGAACCTAGGCCTTCTGACCCCAAATCCTGCCACCTGAAGCCTGTGCGCCCCCTGCCACCCATCTTCCCATTTCACAGCACTGTACTGCTTCAGGGAACCTGGTGTCGTTGCCTCCAAGAAGTGGCTCTTAACAGAAACTTCGGGCTGGATGTCACACACAAGTGCAGTAAGAATATGCACTAAGGTCCTCTCTCTCAAAGCTGGTTACCAGTTCCTGCCTCATGAATTTTTTCATCCCCAAAAGACAAGTTCCCAGGAGCCCTGGCAACATCTCCAGCTGCCTGATCCCCTCCTGCAGCCTCGCCCACAAGTCGGGCCTTCCCACTGCAGACCCAGCAGTACCCAGAGGCCTGGCTCCCAGTTCACTTGAGTGTGTCCAGCCTCCCAAACACCTGCGCGAACCGTTCTCTGTCCAGGATGCGTCCGTAGCGCAGGGTGAGGTAGAAGGTCTGCTTCCCGCTATACTGCTGGATGCGCACGAACACCTCCTGGGGCCGGTCCTCGCTTTCTGTCAGGGGGATCACGTCAGCCACGGAGCAGTACGTGTCCTGCCGCCGGCCCCAGAAGGTCAGGTGGGCCACCCGCAGCACAGTGCCGGACTCGTTCACGTACAGGATGCCCACCAGCCTCCGGAAGAAATAGCTCATCCAGTACAGCATGGCCAGTGCAAAGCCAGCGACCCCGCCCGCGAGGCACAGGGCGTTGAAAGCCATGAGGCCCTGGGAGTAACAGTAGAGGCCGGGCGGCAGGGCCATTACTGTCAGCGCCGTCTGCGCCACCTTCAGCCGAGACAAGACCCCAACGGCTCTGATGGCATGAAACCGGTAGACCATCTGGAATTTCTCGGTGTCTGTTCCTGGGGGCTTCTCCTTCAAGGCCGGcagcctgctccccacccaccttccaggGTCCTGCCCACTGCAGAGGCACACCCCATACAGAGGCCTCCCCCACGCACCTGGCCTTGGCAACCCCAGCACAGCTCGGAGGAGGGCGGCCTGCAAGGGAGACAGGAGGCCGTTTGTCTCACAGAACGCAACCATGCTAATCACACAAAATCTGCAAAGCGTCTACACGGAGGCTCCCGCCAAACCCGTGAGGTCCCCGTTATTGCCAAAGACATAGGGAGAGGGAAAGTCAGGGGCTTGACCTCATGTGATCCTCATGCAAGCTGTAAGAATAAACCACTACTTCCTCATTACCCCTGGGGAAGCTACTCCCAGAGAAGGCAAGAAATGTACTCAAAGACACACAGCCAGGGAGTGGGGCAGAGTAGGACTCCCAAAACTGGTCCTCTTGCCTCCAGGAGTGGAAGTAGGTATAGGAAAGGAGGCATAATTTTCATTCACTCGGCAAATATCTAGGGAAGGCCAGCTCTGGGTGGGCACCAGATCTATAAGGCTGGTGAACATTTCCTCGGGCAAGAAGCTACGCAGTGACCTCGTGGGGAACAAATCTGAGCGATATTCACCCTAACTTTCCAATACCCTGTCTGCTTAACGCAGCATCTTAGCCTAGTTTGGGAGAAGGGACAGAGGCACCACCCCGTAGCGCAAGTATTTTATTGGGTGAATATTTCTACACCTTGAGCAATGATGGAAGAGGCTTTGGAGCCAAATCTGGGATCCAATCCCGGCTCCGAGTCACCCAGTCACTAGCTATGGATCCTTGCGCAAATTGctcctcctctctgggcctttcAAAACGGGGGTTCAGAACACAGGGAATGAGACCTCGAAGGCACCCGACGGACTCGCACGGTGAGTGCTCAGTGGGTTTTTGCTCCCGCCGAGGTAGCCCCCGAGTCCTGAGCGCAGAAGAAGGCGGGAAAAGCACAACAGACCACGACCGAGTTCTCTCCCGAGAATTCTCGGAATCAGAACCCCAAGCGTCCGCCTGCCTGCCCCGACCCAAACCGCAATACTTCGCTCAATCCCTACCATCCACCCTCTTACCATGGTCCCACTGCTCGCTGCCGGAAGCGGATCCCACGTGCGCCGGAACCGCTAACAGCGCATGCTCATCCGTGACAGCGTGAGGGCGCGTTGCATTCTGGGACTCGTGGTCCGGAGAGGATAGCCCACTCTCCTCTTCCAGGCAGGCGGGGCGGCTCGTGGGCGGGACCGGGAAGTTCCGGGCAGAGTTCCCCGTGCCACGAGTCCTGTCGGGTGCGGACGGGACCTCGGGACATGGCGGCGCCCGGCCCAGCGCTCTGCCTCTTCGACGTGGACGGGACGCTGACGGCCCCGCGGCAGGTAGGTGGCGCCCGGCGGGCTGGCGGTAGCCGGTGCGGAGCGTGCAGCTGCTCCCTGACGAGGCGCCGACCGCGCTGGGTGGGCGTCGAGCACCCCTGCCTCCTCTGGTGGGGCTGGACTTTATTCTGGGTTCCCGGATGGATAAGACGGAAGCCCCAACCAGCATTTCAAGACCTCAGTGTGCACGGAGAGACGGGGCGGGGCCGAAGAACTGGGGAGCAAGAAACCTGCTCTGGGTTGGAAAACCCAGTCCTGGACTCTCGCCCCAAGCCCTGATTTGAACCCCAGCTCAGCCCCCTTACCAGCTGTATGCCCTCCTCACACCTGTCACCTAGGAGCCATGCCTTGTGATATGAGAAACATAGATTTCCAGGTCAAGGGACCTGGTAGGGTCTCACCTTTACGCGTTAAcagttctgtgaccttgagcaagtcacttaacctcagAGGTTCAGCATTTATGGCTTTAAATGAGGCATCCCTTGTTGAATATGGTGTTTGTGATAATCGAGTGAAGTCGAATACCTTGAATACAAAGATCACAAGTATCTTGCATACGGTAGCCTGTAttgaataatattcaataaatattagcggCTGCCACTactcccttctccagcccctgcAATGGACTGGGGTGACGGAGGAGCCCTAGACTGTCAAGGCTGCCTGCTGACGACCTCCTTGGACTTCTGGCAACTTGCTTCCCGCTTCCAGATTTTGCTGCAGGCTTTCAGTTAAGATCAACATTTGTGATGAAGCTCATTCTGCCCCGCCCCTGGCACAGATTGATCACTAAACATCAGCCATTCAAATTTAAGACTGTGCGCTGATAAATGGCTTAACTATCTTCCGTTTCTGTGCCCAGCCCCTTAGTTTTGGCCGAATGGGAGCAGTGGTGTGCCCCAGGGTTCTTACATTAATTGTGTGTGCCCTTAGGGGCACATTTTGCCTTTCTGAGCCGCAGGTTCCATGTATCTAGTGATGATACTCAACTGCAAGTTCTCCCAAGACTCTCTGGCTCAGATTCTGTGATTAACACTTGATTGTTAAAAGCCGATAGTGGTCTGGAGCCGATGTCGGTGATTCATTGTTTGTAAAGGGCGAGATAGCAAAAACTTTTGTCTTTATCAACCATATGGTCTGTAATAAGTACTCAACTGTCAtgcagaagcagtcatagaaCATATGTAGACacagcatggctgtgttccagtaaaactttatgtatttattataaaacaaacagCAGCCCTACTGGCCCATTGGCTGTAGTAGTATAGGGTTTACATTCCAAGCTTTTTTACACGATACTATCAT
Coding sequences within it:
- the TMEM186 gene encoding transmembrane protein 186, whose amino-acid sequence is MAALLRAVLGLPRPGAWGRPLYGVCLCSGQDPGRWVGSRLPALKEKPPGTDTEKFQMVYRFHAIRAVGVLSRLKVAQTALTVMALPPGLYCYSQGLMAFNALCLAGGVAGFALAMLYWMSYFFRRLVGILYVNESGTVLRVAHLTFWGRRQDTYCSVADVIPLTESEDRPQEVFVRIQQYSGKQTFYLTLRYGRILDRERFAQVFGRLDTLK